The segment ATAAACTGTGATATAGAATAATCTAATTGCACTTATACTAAAATCTAGAATATTTAAATGCTAGAATAGAATGATAAAAACAATAGAAACGTGATAACAAAATAAAACAAGTTCACTTGGAAGCTACGAAAAATGTCTAAGGAAAATGCAATTGCTTTCATAATTTTACTTCAACAAAATGTCATGTAGAGTGAAAGAACTTGTCGTGTATATGTAATGAGAGAGACTCTGCAAAAGTTACAAAGCCAAAAGTGTGAGAGAGAAAAAATCAATGTCCTACCTTGAAAATGGTAAGTTGGATTGATTTTGTTCAATGTGATTGCATGCACAAGAATTACTTCTAGAATATATGCAAGAAGGTAATGCTCTAATGGTCTCTAAAATTGTGAAATTTTTTGAGATGCTAGCGAGTTGCATGGATGTATGCGCATAGTGCTCCAATCCAAAAAAATTAGACTAAAAAAATGTGAACATAAAACTGCTAAGGAAATAAGATTTTTGAGTTAGCATTTTGAAATTAGAATATTTAATATCAAAAAGCTATAGAGAAGACCCTATATAGTGTGAAACTACAAAGGTcgcaatttatgacactaaattttaTGCCCACTTTAACATGCATATGAACTATGTTAAATATGCATGTTAAAGTAAGAAAATAAGAATCATAAATTTTACCAAGAATAATGTAGAGGAAGCAGAATCTTCAAATGAGCTGGATATGCCAtcaaaaagaaaacttaaaaaaataacCAAAATATCCTAGATATAATATACAAACTTTATTGTAGAGTAAGAAAAGTGAACCATTGCAAAAGGTGGTCAAATCTCTCGAGGACTCACTAGCCTCCTCTCCACTCAGAGAAACCTTTGAAGTGCCCTAGCCTCTAAGTTAACTCTGTACAACTAAATAAAGGCATGAAACTAATTACTACTAATAGATAAAAATGTTAGCAAGAATTATGGAAAAATGACAATTTGTAGATATCTACCTCAAATATATCTTAATGTAGTCTTTATACCCCAGAGGACATAATAAAGAAAATCAGCAACTgcaaaaataaatcaaaacaatATAATATTCATACCACAATATCACAACAAGCATAATCATAGCTTTGATATTTGGACGAATAATAATATTATCATATTATAGTATCAATTTCTGAGTACATCACATGTTCTAAATCTCATCTATCATTCTACATCTCCTCTATCACATCTATCATCTCACATATCATTCCACTACTTCTAGATATCAAATACAATGGCATTATATACACCTCTCAAATTAGGATATTACTCTACAAGTCGACCTAGAGGTTTATGTCTTTATTGCAGACCATATGTGTTGGGGTAAGTCGGCTCTATTTTTTTTCCTTATCCTACTAATCAATCCCTTGCCATAAAGTCttgagaaaaatattaaaaataatgtaACAAACAAATTATGTTTTTTGTCTGCctatgaaggagaaaatatttttcatCATTGGTACTAGTTCCATTGAATCCACTATACAAATGTATGAAATAAATTGTTTGGCAACAACTATTTTATATTAATGCGGTGTTGATGGTCAACATTCGATACCAAGTTATGataaaattcatttgatgtgaagaAAGGATCAACAATGAAGCAACTTGACTCTTAGAATTTGTATAACAATCTAGTTTTTCTCCATTAAATGTGATTTGAGATAAAACTATATGTATCTTTTATGAAAAGCATAAGTTACTCCTCATTCATCCATACAATATACTTCACTATTAGATATATCACCATATGGTTGTTTATTATCTACTTGTTGGGAAGTGATCCAATTTTCCCATCCACAAGCAATTATCTCAATATATAGTTTATTTCTTATTAAGAACTTAAGACTTTTCAATGCCAAATAGCCCAATTCATTGCCCCATGGATTTTCTTAAACCATAAATTTCATATAAATATATTctaaaaaatatggagaaagaaaaacaataaaatctaaaaaaatctTCTATGTCATGCATTTCAATAAATTAAAGGGTGGAGAAACATAATATAACCAAATGAAATTATGTTGTAAACTCAAAAGCATTCAAATACAAAATAGTGATAATATCGATGAAGATGAAAATAACCAAATAAGAGATGCAAACCATTAGACaagatatatatggataaaccctTATAAGAAAGAAATCCACATCTAAAGAGATCGAAAGCTTGAACTAATTCTTCAATAGAGTTACATCTATACAACTTATCCCCCCAAACTTTCACAACACTTCCTTACTTCTTCACCTTTCAAAACAACTTATTTTCCTCTTACTCCAAGTTCTAATATATAACTAAAAGTAATACAAGAAACCAGAAATGATTTCTTGATCCAAGTCATCCATATGTAAAAGATATATCATGACATGTATTACTAGTTACAAGCATCTTTGTAGAAGCTTCAAACCTTTTTAAAATCCCTTGATCATCCAACTTTACAAAAAGAGAAAAACAATCCATTAGAATGCAAAATGACAACTCCTTATGTTCGAAAAAATTCCATCCGCTTCTTACATAATCAAAGATGATTTCTTACACATTTTACACTCTAATAAATGTTTCTTACAGCACTATAAATGCTTAGATTCTATTCATACAAAATGTGTATGTGTTGTCAATGACTTCAATAAACTATCTATCTCAATGACAACTTTCATAAAAAATTTTAATGTTTACAAAATAATATTTACTAAAAAATATTACTCATGTAAGACATAAAAATTTATCTTCCATTATTCTTGAAATCACATTAATATACTAATCAACTAtaaaatatcaaattttaaaatgcataatCATAAGATTGCAAGACTAATAGCCCCgatcttaaaaaaaaaatacatttagatTCTTTTACAATCCTTCCATTTTTATTCCACCGACTCTATGATAACACTTATGACGAAATTACACTACGAAAATAAACAGACAGAAACTTTAAATCTACTCCACGTTAGAATACATTGACCTTTATAATCCACATATCACAACTCTAATGAATCACCAACGTTGAACAATTGGGAAACTGCAAGTACTAATTACCCTACTTAAGGCTTAGTAAACTCTAAAAAAAGCTTAGCCAACGTGTTTCAGCCCTGAGGTAAGAAAACGAAGCTAGAGCATAATCAAGCTTTAAATCCAGGCACCAATTGCGTTATCTTCATAATCCCTTTGTGGCCTCCTTCATCTCCTCAAAGCACTCGGTAAAACACTTCGCTAGAGTATCAGAATTTACATAGCCTTTGGTGCCAATCACTTCCAACCTCACACTTCCCATGTAGCTCACTACCGTCAAAAGAAGTGTCTGGAAGTGCAAAACCAAGAAAACAGAgtttaaaatcatcatattcgtAATGTGAAGCTGGAACTTCAAGTAGCAGATAGGTATTCTTACACTAATAATCACGATAAACGTGGTAGACATTATGAGTATTTGGGAGACAGTTTTCAGTTAGTTAATGTTTTTTTCCTTATGGCTACCAAGTTACTTGCCTGAGGAATCCCAGATACTGAGAAAGAGATGCTCTTAACCGGAATTTGATTGAGAGCTATCTTTTCTGTCGGGCCGATCATATTCGATAATGCTAATGTTGTGTTTGCCAGAGTGTTATATATACCACTAGCAGATgcctgcaatacttagcaatacaaACTTCAATTCAACCTATTATCTTTTTGCCATGTAAAAAGTAATTAAATCGTGCTCAGCATAATTTGCATACCCTTCGGCCTATAGAGCATAGTATTCTTCTGGTAAGGAAGACTTCCAGTGACATTTTCTTCCTGTCTATGATTTGCTTTGCTCTTCGTACGAAGTCTAATGGACTCTCTGCATTAGCTACGGGCATAGGGATTTGTAACATCCCAAAGTGGTTTCCCCATGGTGCTCGACTGTTAAATTTCAGCATATCTTTTATATCCTGCAGAAATCCACAATAAAGTCATGATTGCTCATAATAACCATCTTTCAATAGTGGTTCATTCTTTTGTGCGTGTCGTTAACTATTCTTAATTGGAGAAATTGtgtaactttttatttttttttgagtcATATTATGCATAGGCATTGGTAGAGACTTTTTTAAGAAGAATATATATTAAATAAGTTGTGACATTCTTTTAGTGGTTAGTGTATGGTTATTGGAATGTGTCTGTCTGAATATTGGGTGATATTTCTTTGTAACCGCTTTTGAACTTTTAtacataaaataatttattttacattCATCATAAATATGCATAACTGAAAAAATAACtttaaactaaaaaaatataaaCGACAGTAGATGAAGAAATATCGTAGAAAAAGAAACATATACAGGTGGAGAGAGATTGCATGGTACCTTCAATCCTGACAACTCTCTTGTGTTCATGCACACAATCCCTGTTACTCTTGACTTCGCCATTTCCTTCGTGACTCCTAACATTTCTCCTGCAAAAAAATGTATAATTACTCATTATATATCACTGGAGTTACTACACCAGGAGCTATAATGAGTCAAAATTATAGTTGAAATTATTAGAATTCAGTGCTCGCACCATGAGAAACAGAAATCTCCAGATATCGTTGAAAACCATAGAATATTACGCCCATTACCACATCATTTACCGTCTGCAAAAGTATTTTAGCGAAATTAGCCTGCCATAGTCAACATGTTTGGAAACAATAaatatgatagaaaatgatagtgAGATGAAGAAGTTACTCCTCCGACGGAATTCTTTATCTTTTTGACGTCTTCCATGAGGAAGGTGACAGAAGACATGACTTTCGGCAGCATCTCAACACCAGGAGGCCCGCGAAAGGGCAACTTGCTATCCTCCATCAATATAATTCTAAGGAAGTTGGTAATGAGATCAGAAACAGTGTACCACAGTACAAGCAGAGGAACAAATATCCTTTGAAACATGTAATAAATAAATTCAGTGGAAACCCATGAATAGTATGGAATAGTTTTGTGAGGTGGAGATGTAAATGAAGGAAAAGTAACAGGGAGATTGGGGTCGTCTACTCTGGTGACACAACAGAGTAGTAAGGACATGAGGGAAGTACCATCACCTAACGAATGGTGCATGTTTATAACCATTGTGGCTCTGGCCTTGCTTGTATTGTAGTTGATGAAGTGAAACGCCCACAAGGGCCTACACTTGGGAAGAGGGGTTAGGTGTATATTACCGATATAGTCTTTCACAAACTCATCATATTCAGTTTGACCCGGAGGAAACTCTGGAATAATTACATGCTCATCCACGTTTACTTCAGTTTCTACCCAATGCATAGCTCCATGTCTATTCTCAGTCTGCCATTACACCAAAACATATTGAAtaaaatgtgacaatatttaattatttataaaaaaaattgaactaaTTCTTTCCCTTTCATGTCTTAGAAGAACTGGTTTTAAGAGGCTTTCTTAATTAGATTCTTAAATAAACTAGTTTAGTTCAAAAGAATCATATAAGCCACTCATAAAATATGTGCTGTTATAAATAAAGTCGACAATACAAAATGAACCCTATAAATCATCACAGAACGTTATGTAACGGCACAGAGAGAAGCTACAGACCATCTTTGAACAAAACCGGGGGTTGCAGGGCAGAAGAAGATTCTTTATGGCTTGCTTCGTGCTACAGACATCAATGGTTTCTTCAAGCTCAAATATGGACTGCACGCATAATGAAAGTAAGGGAGTACTGAATGTCTGACTGAAGGGACTGACCACCTCGCAGCCATTACTGTGTACCAACGACGTTTCCATGAAACAAAATATTTTTCGCAGTCAGATTCTATGCTTATGAACGTCATAGATAACAAAGGTCGATATATATAGCCTCACACTGATATTTTCTGAATGGGCATTAAATATTAGCATTTAAAAGAGTGGGATTTTTTTCAAAGTTTTCATTAAACTCGCTATGGCTAAACAGCCAATTTCTTCGGCGACTTTTACAGAGAAAAGACGCACGGAATGTCTCAAATTAAATTCCTACCTAAGATGGCACATTTGTTGCTTCTTACATCTATGAAATGTCTCCTTCACCTCTGTAAAGAAATCCGTCCCATCGAATTCCGCATCAAATTTCAGAGCAAGTTGATAATTTGTACTTGGACTGCGGCATATTTATAATCTGTTAGGTGCCTTGACAATTAGTTTACCGGATATGAACCATTACTTCATAAAATTACGCAACCGTAGAGAGCTCTATATGAAAATAGCATTtaagtaaaattgtttttcttaACTAATAAATAGCCTACCGTAAATTAGTCAATAAACCAACCAATTAGAAAAAAAATCTTGGATTATCATTTTGGATATGTAAATTAATTAAATGTGTTAGTAAATGTAcgtggaaattaaataaataaacaaatttatTTAGTTCATTTGATGTTAATTAGATTATGATAGATGTTGTTAAGTAATTTTGTAGagtataaaaattaatttttacaaACGAATGTATATCTTTGGTGAGAATAAATCTTACATTCTGCATTTGGATGGATCTCATGTTCTTAAAAATTCATATAATTCTTTCATTAAAATCAAAATTGTCAAgcaaacaacaaattacaatatacaatTTTAAATGTATTGTTACAAATTGGTGGAAATATTAGgtaattgaaatagaataattatagAATTAAACTTTGGCATCAATAGAATTTGTAAATATTGATCATAGAGAACTTGTGATAACTCGAAGAGGTATCTATTACGAACACTAATGCATAGCACAAATGTCCTCGCAAATTGTTGTCCTTCGACCAAATTGTGTAATAGAAAGGGTTGTGCAACATGAAACAAGCCCTGCATGCACATGAGGACGATAACATGATCAACACATTTAGGATGTgagaaatgacaaaacaaaaacaaaactaaatattcaataattaaaattaattaacaaaaGAATGATAGAGTAGTAGAGGAGTAATAGAACAAGGTCACCACATTATGCTTCTTTCTCCAACATGAAACCGGCATGCACAAAGAAgatgaataaaaaaaaatttggttggCTATTTAAGGGGCTTATCTTAGTCAAATCCCCACTTTGGTATTTCTACCTCTTCAATAGTCAATAGTTTTAAATAATATAGAGAATTTTAAATATGATTGTTTCAAAATGAAAGTATGATAAATTGTGATATAGAATGATCCAATTGCACTATGGTAAAATCAAGAATATTTAAATGCTAGCATGAAATGATAAACACAAAGGAAAAAAGATAACAAAATAAAACAAGTTCACTTGGAAGCTAAGAAACATCTTCAAGAAAAATGTGGTTGCTTTCACAATTCACTTCAAGAAAATGTCATGTAGAGTGAAAGAACACTTGTTGTGTATATCAAAATCGAATGAGAGAGTTTCTTATCAACTACGAGGCCAAAAGTTTGCGACAGAAAAAATCAATGTCCTACCTTGAAAATGGTAATTCAAATTGATTTTGTTCAACTTGATTGCATCCAAGAGCATTACTTCTAAAATATATGCAAGAAGGTAATTCTCCAATAGCTAAATTTGTGAATTTTCTTTGAGATGATAGTGAGTTGGATGGATGTTTGCGCAAAGTTatctcatgcaaaaaaaaaaaaaaaaggattgaaAAAAATTGTGAACATAAAATCGCTATGAAATAAGATTTTAGTGTCAACATTTTGAAATTAGAATACTTAATATCAAAATGCTATAGAGAGGACACTATGTAGTGTGAAATTGCAAAGGTTACAATTTATGCCACTAAATTTTATGCCCACTTTAACATGCATATGAACTATGCGAAATATGCATgttaaagtaaaaaaataaaaatcatacaaaTTACCCTTGAGAATAATGTACAAGGTGCAAAATCTTCAAATGAGGTAGATATGCGCTCAACAAGAAAACTAAAAAAGCAACCAAGGTATCCTAGAGTAGGAAAAGTGAATCGCTAAGAAATATGGTCAAACCTCTCAAGGAATCACTAACCTCCTCTCCACCTAAAGCAACCTTCAAAGTCCTTTGACCTATAAGATAACTCACTACAAATAAAATAAAGGCATGAAACTAATTACTACTAACAAATAAAAATGTTTTGACCTCATAACCCAAAAGTACAAATCATAGCTACCATCTGGTAAACTCTATAAGCTTTCTACCTGAGGCCCACATGTGGGTCAAGGATGACAATGTGTTTTGCTAGCATCCCAAACACATGAGACATGGAGACCACAGCAAAAATTACAATAGCTACCAAATAGGTTCTAAGTGCTTAATGTGAGGATAATAACAACAATAAAGTAAGCTAATTGAAATGAAACAATAACAAGACAAATAGGATAAAAGGTAAATCTCACAAAGGGTCCACAAATGTAACCTCCAACTAATACAATGTTTCCCTTGATGAAATTGcacatagaagattgaagacaaaatGGTGGGGCTACGATTTAGAGGTTTGTCACAATCAAACCCATGTTTAGGTATTTCCACCTCGACAAATAgtcaagatagatagatagataaatgataatgcaagaaatGTGAATGAAAATAACACAAGTGATATGCTAATAGAGataaataaatgaaaaacataATAAAGGAGAAAGAATAAGCtccccttcaacaccaagaagaaaGAAGCTTGTTGGAGTGAAGATCATATCCAATCTCTCATACACATGAAACTACAATGCcgatgaaaacaaaatgaaagtgTGATAATGGTATTTGAAAGATGTAGAAAATTATTCAAAACTTATGAATGATAGATAGCCAAGAGTTCAATAAGatagaagaaggaaaaataaagCAAAAAAGGCAAGAAATACAACCAAGAATCCCAATGTTGATACACATAAGGTGGCATTAcagtacattttgcccctctttgaagtgacgtatgtgcacatgttgattcaaagaaaatttgtcaaaTATATTgttaaaattgacaatatgatgttgtgtgttgaaatgtcaatatgatgttgtgtgtcgaaatatcgatatgatgccccagatgtgaagaattgatttgatatgaaaagtttaTACTTTCCccttttttattaaatttacatttaattaaattgattattgcaaataaataaatctaatttatttattaaatcccccacttttatttatgcaagttgcatctatttgattgaaataaagtaattttattttaattaaattcattttccttccattggcattttcctacatcttccacttgcctctttaaccccttctagattcttctaatcacttccaatttagtctaatccatctcctaaatattgtcacaatgctaagcaaagagaagtcacttctcaaagtctccaaagtctttgaaaaccattaaaggctttatgtcctcaacaagttaaccctcaaagtcttccaaaccatttaaggctcttacataaccattaatggttaactcaaccttcttgcatgattagagactttctctctaactcaaccctcatctaacccaagggtctcatcaagcattcatggttttaaccttggttatttctttaacctttgcacaagagtttacaccttgggtaaaaactttatccaatggataaccctaacctaaccttaacccttacctcctagggtaacctccatgtcttctcaagcatttaaggcTTCTTTcaatctcctctcaagcaacctcttgttgacaattgccaccctttcattggtgagaattgtaaacatggattgattaactttcaatcctggcccttgttaagattattcaatcttgaccatctatttccctatttttcctataaatagagctctcattctctcatttcgatatataaatatttgtgtatcaaacttatagtcattttactaataaataatctttcatgcatatagtctaattactaagcattttagcctatctttgataaatcatcttaataagcatttttcCTAAAGAGTGGTCTCTAGTTCCAAGTGCTTGATATAACCTTCACACAAAGAGCACAAACCATTTAGCTGCTTATaatcaaatatcactcgttcttggagttgtcattcctataTCACTTTGCTCAGttatctgagagaaaaggcattgactttaGGGATTCTTTGAGATAGAGAGCAAtaggacaccccttgggaagttgagctattcaatatagttcctataacttgcatcaagagtctcattggtgtgtggacccttTGAAACTGACTTTCATGTTTTtgtcgccctcatttcccgcacaCAGAGACAGTAATCTACACCCCGAACACCTAAGCAGAATGAcattgtagaaagaaagaacataaccattttggatgcagctagaagcatgatgatgcaagctaatttgcctcatatctactagagagaagcaataagtacaacaatttatacattcaacagagttcatatcaagggTGATATCGATAAGAGATGATTCctttggaaagtttgaccctagatgtgatgaaggaatatttcttggttattcaactaaaagaaaagcatatagatgttataacaaaagattgcagagaaatgtggagagcgctaatgtgaaagtggatgagcaatacaaagaccaagctaaattgCATGACAGCGAACCgacagtagaaatgatcataactgaaccagtagtACCTGTACTGTAACAGAATACTGAACCAGTTGccccgacatcatcagaaaactcaactataaCTGAAGAGCAGCATaaagaacctgaaaatcagaaaacaccaaggtatgtaaggctaaatcattttgaaaatcagatcattggagacaaaaacatgggagttatgacaaggagaagattggtaAATCAAGAGGTATAtttcatttctcaaattgaaccagcatcagtagttgaatcttgtaaagatgaatgttggatgaaagcaatggaagatgagttagatcaaatagaaaagaacaatgcttggactttagttccccgacctaaaaaataagaatgttattggaactgaatgggtttttagaaacaaactgaatgaggatgggcaagttgtaagaaacaaggctagattggtttgtaaaggatattcgtataaggaaggaattgattacggtgaaacttttgcaccggtagctagaattgaaaatgttagactatttcttgcttatgcagcctataagaactacaaggtctattagatggatgttaagtgtgcatttctgaatggagaacttgaagaggaagtctttattgagaaactagatggatttttactgatagatgacaaaaatatggtttgcagattaaggaaacccctatatggactaaaacaggctcctagagcttggtatgcaaggttggataagtaccttttgaagcttgatttt is part of the Cryptomeria japonica chromosome 10, Sugi_1.0, whole genome shotgun sequence genome and harbors:
- the LOC131043265 gene encoding wax ester synthase/diacylglycerol acyltransferase 11 is translated as MHWVETEVNVDEHVIIPEFPPGQTEYDEFVKDYIGNIHLTPLPKCRPLWAFHFINYNTSKARATMVINMHHSLGDGTSLMSLLLCCVTRVDDPNLPVTFPSFTSPPHKTIPYYSWVSTEFIYYMFQRIFVPLLVLWYTVSDLITNFLRIILMEDSKLPFRGPPGVEMLPKVMSSVTFLMEDVKKIKNSVGGTVNDVVMGVIFYGFQRYLEISVSHGEMLGVTKEMAKSRVTGIVCMNTRELSGLKDIKDMLKFNSRAPWGNHFGMLQIPMPVANAESPLDFVRRAKQIIDRKKMSLEVFLTRRILCSIGRRASASGIYNTLANTTLALSNMIGPTEKIALNQIPVKSISFSVSGIPQTLLLTVVSYMGSVRLEVIGTKGYVNSDTLAKCFTECFEEMKEATKGL